A genomic segment from Labrus bergylta chromosome 3, fLabBer1.1, whole genome shotgun sequence encodes:
- the cdh15 gene encoding cadherin-15, with translation MAARMLMVCVLGSLLCQVWISAEPYHTQGELHPQALYPWRNQGNGMVRVKRDWIIPPIRVLENSKQVPENLVQIKSDKIFTGEVIYKLEGPGVDQEPKNLFEIDDKTGIIRSKRPLDREKYRSFTLKAFALSPSGERLENPTIIEIMVLDQNDNRPAFTQSQFVGSVSEFSVPGTSVMTVLATDADDPMTENAYLSYSIIGQESFPANAVTKTMFGINNETGAIYTRDVGLDREVVKSFQLKLQIADMGGMGLTSEGVAIIHVTDINNHVPQFSPANYICTAEENRKDYEIGRVNVTDKDDPGTGNWEAQYSISNDPEGKFAISTDPATNQGVLRVVKPLDFEAQSQYKLILMVENLNPLSSKAPNLPVSTATVVVRVVNENEAPHFMEDPIRIVVPESVVPGTLLKSNIATDPDNSDLRYEISRDPERWLDINRDTGDISARRTFNMRSPHVKRSIYTAVVKVTDADGVSTTATVLITLKETNDFPPQLVPLSGSVCKDASRTGSGLVLTAVDEDLPPHAAPFTFEMPMDGSINWTVVQVNDTHAVLHPLMELEAGEYAVTVLVSDAGSPFLSAYAQVNVTVCPCDSFGDCRSEVGAILGSSVGISFIALMIIIACFVLLVLLLMAVAVTTCGRRHHIKKGKGLLVGESEDDIRDNVFNYDEQGGGEEDENAFNIDLLWNPHDIPSTPGCYYPVSGVPRGKQPLRKDAPHNLPSPTYPRRPPADPTDIVDFINDGLEAADNDPNVPPYDTALIYDYEGEGSLAGSLSSIASGSSDGDQDYDYLNNWGPRFQKLANMYDPR, from the exons gtTTGGATTTCTGCAGAACCTTATCACACACAGGGAGAGCTCCATCCTCAGGCCCTTTACCCATGGAGAAATCAAGGAAACGGAATGGTCAGGGTGAAGAGAGACTGGATCATCCCTCCAATCAGAGTGCTGGAGAACAGCAAACAGGTTCCTGAAAACCTTGTccag ATCAAATCGGACAAAATCTTTACAGGAGAGGTGATCTACAAGTTAGAAGGACCTGGAGTGGACCAGGAGCCCAAGAATCTGTTTGAGATTGATGACAAAACAGGAATAATCAGGAGCAAACGACCGCTGGACAGAGAGAAATACAGAAGTTTCACG ctgaaAGCTTTTGCGCTGTCCCCCAGTGGTGAGAGGCTAGAGAACCCGACCATCATAGAGATAATGGTGCTGGATCAGAACGACAACCGACCAGCCTTCACCCAGAGCCAGTTTGTTGGCTCTGTCTCTGAGTTCTCAGTACCAG GCACATCAGTGATGACAGTGTTGGCCACTGATGCAGATGACCCAATGACAGAAAACGCCTATCTCAGCTACTCCATCATTGGCCAGGAGAGCTTTCCTGCCAACGCTGTTACCAAGACGATGTTTGGTATTAACAACGAGACAGGAGCCATCTACACGAGGGATGTAGGCCTGGACCGAGAG GTGGTGAAGAGTTTCCAATTAAAGCTGCAGATTGCTGATATGGGGGGAATGGGGCTTACAAGTGAAGGAGTGGCAATCATACATGTCACTGACATCAACAACCACGTTCCCCAGTTCAGCCCAGCCAAT TACATTTGTACAGCTGAGGAGAACAGGAAGGACTATGAGATCGGCCGGGTTAATGTGACGGACAAAGATGATCCTGGAACAGGAAACTGGGAGGCCCAATACTCCATTTCAAACGACCCCGAAGGAAAATTTGCCATCAGCACAGATCCCGCCACCAACCAGGGTGTTTTGAGAGTGGTGAAG CCATTAGATTTTGAAGCACAGAGTCAGTACAAACTGATTCTGATGGTGGAAAATCTCAACCCTCTGAGCAGCAAGGCTCCCAACCTCCCAGTGAGCACAGCTACAGTGGTGGTGAGGGTTGTTAACGAGAACGAAGCTCCACATTTCATGGAGGACCCCATACGAATTGTGGTCCCCGAGTCTGTGGTCCCTGGGACTTTATTGAAAAGCAACATCGCCACTGACCCAGATAACTCAGACCTGAG GTACGAGATTAGCAGAGATCCTGAGAGGTGGCTGGACATAAACAGGGATACAGGAGACATCAGTGCCAGGAGAACATTTAACATGCGCTCTCCACATGTTAAAAGAAGTATCTACACTGCTGTTGTAAAGGTTACAG ATGCAGATGGAGTGTCAACCACGGCCACAGTGCTCATCACACTGAAGGAGACCAATGACTTCCCGCCTCAGCTCGTCCCTCTGAGTGGCTCTGTATGTAAGGATGCAAGCCGGACTGGTTCGGGTCTGGTTTTGACTGCTGTGGATGAAGACCTTCCTCCACACGCTGCACCCTTCACATTTGAAATGCCCATGGATGGGTCAATCAACTGGACCGTCGTCCAAGTCAATG ATACCCATGCTGTGCTCCATCCTCTCATGGAGCTGGAGGCAGGAGAGTATGCGGTCACAGTGTTGGTGTCAGACGCTGGCAGCCCGTTTCTGAGTGCCTACGCTCAGGTTAATGTGACTGTGTGTCCCTGTGACTCCTTTGGGGATTGCAGGTCTGAAGTGGGGGCTATCTTGGGCTCCAGTGTGGGGATCAGCTTCATCGCTCTCATGATCATCATAGCCTGTTTTGTTCTGT TGGTGCTCCTCCTTATGGCGGTGGCTGTGACCACCTGTGGAAGACGTCATCACATTAAGAAAGGAAAAGGTCTGCTTGTGGGGGAATCGGAAGACGACATCCGTGATAATGTTTTCAATTATGACGAGCAAGGAGGGGGCGAGGAGGACGAG AATGCCTTTAACATTGACCTGCTGTGGAATCCCCATGATATCCCTTCAACCCCGGGTTGCTACTACCCAGTGTCCGGTGTCCCTCGAGGAAAGCAGCCCCTCAGGAAGGATGCCCCACACAACCTGCCCTCACCCACGTACCCAAGGAGGCCTCCTGCAGACCCCACTGACATCGTGGACTTCATTAATGAC GGCCTGGAGGCAGCAGACAACGACCCGAATGTGCCTCCATACGACACTGCACTGATCTATGATTACGAGGGAGAGGGCTCACTGGCAGGCAGCCTCAGCTCCATTGCGTCAGGTAGCTCTGATGGAGACCAGGACTACGACTACCTCAACAACTGGGGACCACGCTTTCAAAAACTGGCCAATATGTATGACCCCCGTtag